The following are encoded in a window of Chitinophagaceae bacterium genomic DNA:
- a CDS encoding PKD domain-containing protein, giving the protein MAPGAVLNNRTGIISGTAPQNAGRYVVCVCINEYRNGVLIGRHRKDFIITVDNCSIPTSTLNPNYTSCDGFTLSFANLAPPDNIQSYFWDFGDGNTSTLDAPTHTYADTGVYILKLVVNRGLQCADSTTAIVRVFPGFRPDFTIAGQCKNTPIQFTDITSADYGVINKWNWDFGDIGSPTNTSTLQNPTHVYANTGTYNVTFVVESSKGCIDTVLKSFNVVDKPALTVSNDTLICILDTLQLHAVGTGNFVWTPNYMISNVNSPDPFVSPDVPTTYTVTLTDAFGCSATSSVRVDVKAFVTLFAPPDTTICRTDPVVLRISSDALNYLWTEIPAGNTLNDPTLKNPTATPLVTTTYHVLASIGKCIAQEDITITPIPYPAANAGPDQHICAGNSAQLNAGGGSIYSWTPSAFLTATNIPNPVSVRPTDNVRYVVTVRDVLGCPKPARDTMILYVDKINANAGPRDTSVVLGQPLQLNASGSINYSWTPTTWLNNPGIADPISLPQNNIEYVVRVSNNIGCFDTDTILVKVYRVSPGLFIPNAFTPNGDGNNDIFRPVAIGMKSVDAFRVYNRWGQMIYSGTGNGAGWDGTFGGRPQEAATYVWYAEGVDYLNNKIKQKGTVILIR; this is encoded by the coding sequence TTGGCTCCAGGGGCGGTTTTAAATAACCGGACCGGGATCATTTCCGGAACAGCCCCTCAGAATGCAGGCAGGTATGTGGTATGTGTTTGTATCAATGAATACCGGAATGGCGTACTGATCGGCCGGCACCGGAAAGATTTCATCATTACCGTTGATAACTGCTCCATTCCAACATCTACATTAAATCCAAACTATACCAGTTGCGATGGATTTACCCTGAGCTTTGCAAACCTTGCTCCGCCGGATAATATTCAAAGCTATTTCTGGGATTTTGGCGATGGCAATACATCTACCCTGGACGCTCCCACTCATACTTATGCCGACACAGGCGTTTATATCTTAAAACTGGTGGTTAACCGTGGACTTCAATGTGCCGATTCCACCACAGCCATTGTCCGGGTCTTCCCCGGTTTCCGTCCCGACTTTACCATTGCCGGCCAGTGCAAGAATACACCCATTCAATTTACGGATATCACTTCCGCCGATTATGGCGTGATCAATAAATGGAACTGGGACTTTGGCGATATCGGTTCACCCACCAATACCTCCACCCTGCAAAACCCAACGCATGTTTATGCCAATACCGGCACGTACAATGTGACCTTTGTGGTGGAAAGCAGTAAAGGATGTATTGATACCGTATTGAAAAGCTTTAATGTGGTGGACAAGCCGGCTTTAACTGTAAGCAATGATACCCTGATCTGCATTCTTGATACGCTGCAGTTGCACGCGGTTGGTACGGGCAATTTTGTGTGGACACCCAATTACATGATCAGCAATGTGAACAGTCCTGACCCGTTTGTAAGTCCGGATGTACCTACCACATACACCGTAACGCTAACGGATGCTTTTGGCTGCAGCGCCACCAGTTCGGTGCGGGTGGATGTAAAAGCTTTTGTTACACTTTTTGCTCCGCCCGATACCACTATTTGCCGGACCGACCCGGTGGTACTCCGGATCAGCAGCGATGCATTGAATTACCTGTGGACAGAGATACCGGCAGGCAATACATTGAATGATCCCACATTAAAGAATCCAACTGCCACACCGCTGGTAACTACCACCTATCATGTGCTGGCAAGCATTGGAAAGTGTATTGCTCAGGAAGATATAACCATCACACCGATCCCTTACCCGGCTGCCAATGCAGGTCCCGACCAGCACATTTGTGCTGGTAACTCTGCACAGCTGAATGCAGGCGGTGGCAGTATTTATTCGTGGACGCCATCGGCATTCTTAACCGCCACCAATATTCCCAACCCGGTTTCTGTAAGGCCAACCGATAATGTACGCTATGTGGTTACGGTAAGAGATGTGCTGGGTTGCCCCAAGCCGGCAAGGGATACCATGATCCTTTACGTGGATAAGATCAATGCAAATGCCGGCCCCAGGGATACCTCGGTGGTGCTTGGCCAGCCCCTGCAGCTGAATGCAAGCGGCAGCATCAACTATTCGTGGACACCCACCACCTGGCTGAATAACCCGGGCATTGCTGATCCCATTTCACTGCCGCAGAATAATATTGAATACGTGGTAAGGGTAAGCAATAATATAGGCTGCTTTGATACCGATACCATATTGGTAAAAGTATACAGGGTAAGCCCCGGTCTTTTCATCCCCAATGCCTTTACGCCCAATGGCGATGGCAACAACGATATCTTCCGGCCGGTAGCCATCGGGATGAAGTCGGTGGATGCTTTCCGGGTATACAACCGCTGGGGACAGATGATCTATTCCGGCACGGGCAATGGCGCCGGCTGGGACGGCACGTTCGGCGGCAGGCCCCAGGAAGCAGCCACCTATGTATGGTATGCCGAGGGAGTTGATTACCTGAATAATAAGATAAAACAAAAGGGAACGGTGATACTGATAAGATAG